One stretch of Streptomyces sp. 135 DNA includes these proteins:
- the hppD gene encoding 4-hydroxyphenylpyruvate dioxygenase codes for MVAHDMAYVELFTRDKLAAVDYFESAMGFTRVADSVEVDRSSILLRQGDAQIVVTSGRGLWKFLDEHGDGIADIAMTCDDVAATREAALLAGAEPVASPHGSTVVSGFGDVVHTLVPAAGGPADRMPPGRTWRPVGRAARPQGRIRLLDHIAVCLQGGSLDGYADRYREAFGFSRFYSEYVSVGGQAMDSVVVRSATGGVTFTLVAPDPGKAPGQLDAFLERNGGPGVQHLAFLVDDIIPAVREFKDRGIDFLTTPDTYYDLLVERFEQLRGIVDELRETQVLADRDEWGHLLQLFSRSPYERNTLFFELIQRQGSRGFGSSNIRALYEAVERERLTAG; via the coding sequence GTGGTTGCGCACGACATGGCTTACGTGGAGCTGTTCACCAGGGACAAGCTCGCTGCCGTCGACTACTTCGAGTCCGCCATGGGCTTCACGCGCGTCGCCGACTCCGTGGAGGTCGACCGTAGCTCCATCCTGCTCAGACAGGGCGACGCCCAGATCGTCGTCACCTCAGGACGGGGCCTGTGGAAGTTCCTGGACGAACACGGTGACGGCATCGCCGACATCGCCATGACCTGCGACGATGTAGCCGCGACGCGAGAGGCGGCCCTCCTCGCGGGCGCCGAGCCGGTCGCCTCCCCGCATGGCAGCACCGTCGTGTCCGGCTTCGGCGACGTGGTGCACACGCTCGTCCCCGCCGCCGGCGGCCCCGCCGACCGCATGCCCCCCGGCCGCACCTGGAGACCCGTTGGGCGCGCCGCCCGCCCGCAGGGACGGATCCGGCTCCTCGACCACATCGCGGTCTGTCTCCAGGGCGGCTCGCTCGACGGGTACGCGGACCGCTACCGTGAGGCGTTCGGTTTCTCGCGCTTCTACTCCGAGTACGTCTCCGTCGGCGGCCAGGCCATGGACTCCGTGGTCGTACGCAGCGCGACGGGCGGGGTCACCTTCACCCTCGTCGCGCCGGACCCGGGCAAGGCACCCGGCCAGCTCGACGCGTTCCTCGAGCGCAACGGCGGCCCCGGGGTCCAGCACCTGGCGTTCCTCGTCGACGACATCATCCCCGCCGTACGGGAGTTCAAGGACCGCGGCATCGACTTCCTGACCACCCCGGACACGTACTACGACCTGCTCGTCGAGCGGTTCGAGCAGCTGCGCGGCATCGTCGACGAGCTGCGGGAGACCCAGGTGCTCGCCGACCGCGACGAGTGGGGGCACCTGCTCCAGCTCTTCAGCCGCTCCCCGTACGAGCGCAACACGCTCTTCTTCGAGCTGATCCAGCGTCAGGGCTCGCGCGGCTTCGGCAGCTCCAACATCCGTGCGCTCTACGAAGCGGTGGAGCGCGAGCGGCTGACCGCCGGATGA
- a CDS encoding aminotransferase class I/II-fold pyridoxal phosphate-dependent enzyme, whose translation MSATDPAAVGPHGLADYAARARPAFEPHVWDFLEGGAGDERTLAANLAAFDRVPLRPRVLAGRGTPDTKTEILGRGWAAPLAVAPMAYHTLAHPDGENATARGAGAAGVPLVVSTFASRTFEDIAAEARGPLWLQVYCFRDRAVTRRLVERAERAGFEALVLTVDTPRLGRRPRDVRNGFRLPEGIGPANLDGTGSDFASPSAHAATEFDPALDWSVISWLRSVSSLPVLVKGILAPDDARRALAAGVDGIVVSNHGGRQLDGAPATLDVLPEIAAAVAGACPLLVDGGVRRGTDVLAALALGADAVLIGRPVLHGLAVAGDRGVEDVLALVTEELTEAMALTGTGSVREAGPELVGRSEVVGGPELVGGHAVPARTVHGPGPSVLRREDLHGSVSDPVLDTMNFLNEITTRYPDAVSFAPGRPYDGFFDTEQIFTYLRRYVDHLEAQGTTPARVRSALFQYGPAAGQIRELITDSLRKDEDIDVPPEAVVVTVGAQEAMLLAVRALIRGPEDVLLVSSPCYVGITGAARLLDIHPTAVAEAEGGFRCADLAAAIRAERARGRRPRAFYVIPDHSNPSGTTMPLETRRELLELAAHEGILLIEDSPYRLVSPGRQLPTLKSLDRAHRVLHVGSLSKTLFPGARVGFAVADQPVTDASGRTGLLAEELTKIKSMVTVNTSPLSQAVVAGMLLTVDGRASDLTKATAAYYGDAMRVTLQALESAFPHSRRAALGVSWNEPSGGFFLSVTVPFRADNVALTRAAEEFGVIWTPMSYFYPEGGGENSLRLSVSYLTHDQIEDGIARLARFVSQEAARTRT comes from the coding sequence ATGAGCGCCACGGACCCCGCAGCCGTAGGCCCGCACGGCCTGGCCGACTACGCGGCCAGGGCGCGCCCGGCCTTCGAGCCCCACGTGTGGGACTTCCTGGAGGGCGGCGCGGGCGATGAACGCACCCTCGCCGCCAACCTCGCGGCCTTCGACCGGGTGCCGCTGCGGCCCCGGGTGCTGGCCGGACGCGGTACGCCCGACACCAAGACCGAGATCCTCGGCCGTGGTTGGGCCGCCCCGCTCGCGGTCGCGCCGATGGCCTACCACACCCTGGCCCACCCCGACGGCGAGAACGCCACCGCGCGCGGCGCGGGCGCGGCCGGGGTGCCGCTCGTCGTGAGCACCTTCGCGAGCCGCACCTTCGAGGACATCGCGGCCGAAGCCCGGGGCCCGCTGTGGCTCCAGGTGTACTGCTTCCGCGACCGGGCCGTCACGCGGCGGCTGGTCGAACGGGCCGAACGGGCGGGCTTCGAGGCCCTCGTGCTCACCGTGGACACCCCACGCCTGGGCCGGCGGCCGCGTGACGTACGCAACGGCTTCCGGCTGCCCGAGGGCATCGGACCCGCCAACCTGGACGGGACCGGCTCCGACTTCGCCTCGCCGAGCGCGCACGCCGCCACCGAGTTCGACCCGGCGCTCGACTGGTCGGTGATCTCCTGGCTGCGGTCGGTCAGTTCGCTGCCGGTCCTGGTCAAGGGGATCCTCGCCCCGGACGACGCCCGGCGCGCGCTGGCGGCGGGTGTCGACGGCATCGTGGTGTCCAACCACGGCGGCCGCCAGCTCGACGGCGCCCCGGCCACCCTCGACGTCCTGCCGGAGATCGCGGCCGCCGTCGCCGGAGCGTGCCCGCTCCTCGTCGACGGCGGCGTCCGGCGCGGCACGGACGTGCTCGCGGCCCTCGCGCTCGGCGCCGACGCCGTGCTCATCGGTCGGCCCGTCCTGCACGGCCTTGCCGTGGCCGGGGACCGCGGCGTCGAGGACGTCCTGGCCCTCGTCACCGAGGAGCTGACGGAGGCGATGGCGCTCACCGGCACCGGCTCGGTCCGCGAGGCCGGACCCGAACTCGTCGGCCGATCCGAAGTCGTCGGCGGACCGGAACTCGTCGGCGGACACGCCGTGCCTGCCCGCACGGTCCACGGCCCCGGCCCCTCGGTCCTGCGCCGGGAGGACCTGCACGGCAGCGTCTCGGACCCGGTGCTGGACACGATGAACTTCCTCAACGAGATCACCACCCGCTACCCCGACGCGGTCTCCTTCGCGCCGGGGCGTCCCTACGACGGCTTCTTCGACACCGAGCAGATCTTCACGTACCTGCGCCGCTACGTCGACCACCTGGAAGCGCAGGGCACCACACCCGCGCGGGTACGCTCCGCGCTGTTCCAGTACGGACCGGCCGCCGGCCAGATCCGCGAGCTGATCACCGACTCACTGCGCAAGGACGAGGACATCGACGTCCCTCCGGAGGCGGTCGTGGTCACCGTCGGCGCTCAGGAGGCCATGCTCCTTGCCGTCCGGGCGCTGATCCGGGGCCCCGAGGACGTCCTGCTCGTCTCCAGCCCCTGTTACGTCGGGATCACCGGCGCGGCCCGGCTGCTCGACATCCACCCGACCGCGGTCGCCGAGGCCGAGGGCGGGTTCCGCTGCGCCGACCTGGCCGCCGCGATCCGCGCCGAGCGGGCCCGGGGGCGCCGCCCCCGCGCCTTCTACGTCATCCCCGACCACTCCAACCCCTCCGGCACGACGATGCCGCTGGAGACCCGGCGCGAACTGCTCGAACTGGCCGCTCACGAGGGCATCCTCCTCATCGAGGACAGCCCCTACCGGCTGGTCAGCCCCGGTCGGCAGCTGCCGACCCTCAAGTCCCTCGACCGGGCGCACCGGGTCCTGCACGTGGGTTCCCTGTCCAAGACGCTCTTCCCCGGGGCCCGGGTGGGCTTCGCGGTCGCGGACCAGCCCGTCACCGACGCGTCGGGCCGAACAGGCCTGCTCGCCGAGGAACTCACCAAGATCAAATCCATGGTGACGGTGAACACCTCGCCGCTCAGCCAGGCTGTCGTGGCCGGCATGCTGCTCACCGTGGACGGCCGCGCCTCGGACCTCACCAAGGCCACCGCCGCGTACTACGGCGACGCGATGCGGGTCACCCTCCAGGCACTGGAGTCGGCCTTCCCCCACAGCCGGCGCGCCGCGCTCGGCGTGAGCTGGAACGAGCCGAGCGGAGGCTTCTTCCTCTCCGTCACCGTCCCGTTCCGCGCGGACAACGTCGCGCTCACGCGTGCGGCGGAGGAGTTCGGGGTCATCTGGACCCCGATGTCGTACTTCTATCCCGAGGGAGGTGGCGAGAACAGTCTCCGGCTGTCCGTCAGCTACCTCACGCATGATCAGATCGAGGACGGCATCGCGCGCCTGGCGCGCTTCGTCAGCCAGGAGGCGGCCCGCACCCGGACATGA
- a CDS encoding MBL fold metallo-hydrolase, protein MADEQLYLRSKAIIEPLVDRFFAWPYTIAPVQAAMNLAFLQVPLLESYLQSPQVHVAASNNPELRGGYFINIPEERADEVRDLLAAIKRDRADMLRFAEAIAAGQEILRANATGFDLTPLYPKLPAELGGLVELAYDTDNQAQMRFMEPVVYKSAVYQEARQSVQLSMETGIERPFILSTPRLPSPDVLELDIPFRHEGLAELFKARVHPTTLAHLRDALGLDDAQAKQLRTLLTDKPSLSEDRHIDSGGRIRYFGHACLVLQTPEAAIVTDPFISADSDKTDRYTLDDLPDYIDLVLITHGHQDHIVLETLLQLRGRLGAIVVPRSSRGNLADPSMALMLRNQGFNVIEVDDFDEVEFPGGKITATPFLGEHCDLDIRAKSTYWAELAGRKIFIGADSSGIEPNLYRYVKNHLGRADMAFLGMECDGAPLTWLYQALLTIPVTKKMSNSRKLSGSNAEQAAAIMTELGAGEAYVYAMGEEDWLGHVMATTYTEDTYQIKQIEEFLTWCKDRDIKAGHLFKQQEWRW, encoded by the coding sequence ATGGCTGACGAGCAGCTGTATCTGCGGTCGAAAGCAATCATCGAGCCGCTCGTGGACAGGTTCTTCGCCTGGCCCTACACGATCGCGCCCGTACAGGCGGCGATGAACCTGGCCTTTCTCCAGGTACCGCTGCTCGAGTCCTACCTGCAGTCGCCGCAGGTACACGTCGCGGCCAGCAACAACCCGGAACTGCGCGGCGGTTACTTCATCAACATCCCGGAGGAGCGCGCCGACGAGGTCCGCGACCTGCTCGCCGCGATCAAGCGCGACCGGGCCGACATGCTCAGGTTCGCCGAGGCGATCGCCGCGGGCCAGGAGATCCTGCGCGCCAACGCCACCGGCTTCGACCTCACCCCGCTCTACCCCAAGCTCCCCGCGGAACTCGGCGGCCTGGTCGAGCTCGCGTACGACACCGACAACCAGGCTCAGATGCGCTTCATGGAGCCGGTCGTCTACAAGAGCGCCGTCTACCAGGAGGCCCGCCAGTCGGTGCAGCTGTCGATGGAGACGGGCATCGAGCGTCCGTTCATCCTCAGCACCCCGCGTCTTCCCTCGCCCGACGTCCTGGAGCTGGACATCCCCTTCCGCCACGAGGGCCTCGCGGAGCTCTTCAAGGCCCGCGTGCACCCGACGACGCTGGCGCACCTGCGCGACGCGCTCGGCCTCGACGATGCCCAGGCGAAGCAGCTGCGCACCCTGCTCACCGACAAGCCGAGCCTCTCCGAGGACCGCCACATCGACAGCGGCGGCCGCATCCGCTACTTCGGCCACGCCTGCCTCGTCCTGCAGACACCCGAAGCCGCCATCGTCACCGACCCGTTCATCAGCGCGGACAGCGACAAGACCGACCGGTACACGCTGGACGACCTGCCCGACTACATCGATCTCGTCCTGATCACGCACGGCCACCAGGACCACATCGTCCTCGAGACGCTGCTCCAGCTGCGCGGCCGCCTCGGCGCGATCGTCGTCCCGCGCTCCTCGCGCGGCAACCTGGCCGACCCGTCGATGGCCCTGATGCTGCGGAACCAGGGCTTCAACGTCATCGAGGTCGACGACTTCGACGAAGTGGAGTTCCCCGGCGGCAAGATCACCGCGACGCCGTTCCTCGGCGAGCACTGCGACCTGGACATCCGCGCGAAGTCGACGTACTGGGCGGAGCTGGCCGGAAGGAAGATCTTCATCGGAGCCGACTCCTCCGGCATCGAGCCGAACCTCTACCGCTACGTCAAGAACCACCTGGGCCGCGCCGACATGGCCTTCCTCGGCATGGAGTGCGACGGCGCCCCGCTGACCTGGCTCTACCAGGCCCTGCTCACCATCCCGGTCACCAAGAAGATGAGCAACTCCCGCAAGCTGTCCGGCTCCAACGCAGAGCAGGCCGCCGCGATCATGACCGAGCTGGGCGCCGGTGAGGCGTACGTCTACGCGATGGGCGAGGAGGACTGGCTGGGCCACGTCATGGCCACGACGTACACGGAGGACACCTACCAGATCAAGCAGATCGAGGAGTTCCTGACCTGGTGCAAGGACCGCGACATCAAGGCCGGCCACCTCTTCAAGCAGCAGGAGTGGCGCTGGTAG